One stretch of Qipengyuania gelatinilytica DNA includes these proteins:
- a CDS encoding ABA4-like family protein: MWSIAFSAANILALVMWAALILLPRWPALMAAALYLGVGLLCGAYSIGLIGILTGTIDQVGGTGASMDFGSIEGVRAIFASDGGVTIGWIHYLAFDLFVGIWIARDADAKGFSRIVQAPILLATFMAGPLGLFIWLLLRERRAREGGRWQ, translated from the coding sequence ATGTGGTCGATAGCATTCAGCGCAGCCAATATCCTCGCGCTGGTGATGTGGGCGGCGCTTATCCTGCTGCCGCGCTGGCCCGCCCTGATGGCGGCTGCCCTCTATCTTGGGGTCGGGCTGCTGTGCGGCGCCTATTCCATCGGCCTGATCGGCATCCTTACCGGCACCATCGACCAGGTCGGAGGCACGGGGGCATCGATGGACTTCGGTTCGATTGAAGGCGTCCGCGCGATCTTCGCCAGCGATGGCGGAGTGACCATCGGCTGGATCCACTACCTCGCTTTCGACCTCTTCGTCGGCATCTGGATCGCCCGCGACGCCGATGCGAAGGGCTTTTCGCGCATCGTGCAGGCGCCGATCCTGCTGGCGACTTTCATGGCTGGGCCGCTGGGCTTGTTTATCTGGCTCTTGCTTCGTGAGCGGCGCGCGCGCGAAGGTGGCCGCTGGCAATAG
- a CDS encoding S1 family peptidase — MRTQAVLPELQNRLESAFPDNFARLTFAGPAKIIAHFDSAPDQSEFRRATAGLPASIQFEVGEARYSAREAAKIENGIRATTRSFPEINSIAFDPVDGVIYVNDKEDAQIEAALRGAIPIDELKIIFRPEMAITLSENAISGSTWNAETGSHSQCTIGLSVIDSSGTKYTTTAGHCNDDTARHEFNIYQDRAYGEPGGSRLNFISQRLDLGMDIQWHTLRETDDAIRAYYWDGSQSVPIKARGSGAPTYGQTFCKFGRKTSWTCGTVGSRVWRYGGYMYYLTEPNGKTIVRPGDSGAGVVQGNTGWGWVHGQSGTGSGSSTLVFMIVQEIYDHTDLRILGCSTC, encoded by the coding sequence GTGCGCACTCAGGCAGTTCTGCCGGAATTGCAAAACCGCTTGGAATCGGCGTTTCCTGATAATTTCGCCCGGCTGACATTCGCGGGCCCCGCGAAGATCATTGCGCATTTCGATTCCGCGCCAGATCAATCGGAATTTCGTCGCGCGACCGCTGGATTGCCCGCTTCTATCCAGTTCGAAGTTGGTGAGGCGCGATACAGCGCGAGAGAGGCTGCCAAGATCGAAAATGGAATTCGCGCGACCACGCGCTCATTCCCGGAGATAAACTCGATAGCATTCGATCCTGTCGACGGTGTGATTTACGTGAACGATAAAGAAGACGCACAGATAGAAGCGGCTTTGCGTGGAGCCATTCCGATCGATGAACTCAAGATCATATTCAGGCCCGAAATGGCAATCACGCTCTCGGAAAATGCGATCTCGGGGTCGACCTGGAATGCCGAGACGGGCAGTCACAGCCAGTGTACGATTGGTCTCTCGGTCATCGATTCGTCCGGCACGAAATACACCACCACTGCAGGCCACTGTAACGACGACACGGCTCGCCACGAGTTCAATATCTACCAAGACCGGGCTTACGGTGAGCCGGGAGGAAGTCGCCTGAATTTCATCAGCCAGCGCCTTGACCTTGGAATGGATATTCAATGGCACACGCTTCGCGAAACCGATGATGCGATCAGGGCATATTACTGGGATGGGTCACAAAGCGTGCCGATCAAGGCACGCGGCAGTGGCGCGCCTACTTATGGCCAGACGTTTTGCAAGTTCGGCCGGAAAACCAGCTGGACATGTGGCACTGTCGGTTCGCGCGTCTGGCGCTATGGGGGCTACATGTACTACCTCACTGAACCAAATGGTAAAACCATCGTTCGACCTGGCGATAGTGGCGCCGGTGTCGTCCAGGGGAACACAGGCTGGGGCTGGGTCCATGGACAAAGCGGGACTGGCTCGGGATCAAGTACGCTCGTGTTCATGATTGTGCAGGAGATCTACGACCACACCGACCTTCGTATCCTCGGATGTTCTACCTGCTGA
- a CDS encoding long-chain-fatty-acid--CoA ligase, whose translation MTDEPKLSFDAFVRHWAAERPDHIVLEQGDEAINFSDFEERSRKIIAMLASHGVGKGDRIAWLGKNSRHYFELFYSAARVGVVMVPIGWRLAAPEIAYILGDTAAKLLFLGEGFEEMAEKACGQMDSPPEVLTTPAGLSEIDASPAAEFAAAGPDDAVLQLYTSGTTGNPKGAVLTNRNLFSLRVPSKEEGQPWSFFDEGEAILVCMPCAHIGGTGLGIMAMGAGIRAIVQEEFTPDGVLDAFEQGITRLFIVPAALQMVVQHPRAKTTDMSAVKYVMYGAAPIPLDLLREAVRTIPEAGFMQCYGMTETTGTIAALPPEDHSLEGNQRMKSAGKAVPGAELKVIGEDGEELPRGEVGELICKSPSNMAGYWNLPDATQSSLKDGWMHTGDAAYMDEDGYVFIQDRIKDMIISGGENVYPAQVESAIYGHPAIAEVAVIGVPDETWGEAVKACIVAKPGEEVDEASIIEWTRERLAGFKVPKSIDVIDVMPRNASGKILRKDLRAPYWEGRERQVN comes from the coding sequence ATGACCGACGAGCCGAAGCTGTCATTCGATGCCTTCGTCCGCCACTGGGCGGCCGAGCGACCCGATCACATCGTTCTGGAGCAGGGCGATGAAGCGATTAACTTCTCGGATTTCGAAGAACGCAGCCGCAAGATCATCGCCATGCTCGCCTCCCACGGCGTGGGGAAGGGCGACCGGATAGCCTGGCTCGGCAAGAATTCGCGGCACTACTTCGAACTTTTTTATTCCGCCGCGCGCGTAGGTGTTGTGATGGTGCCGATCGGTTGGCGCCTCGCCGCGCCCGAGATCGCCTATATCCTTGGCGATACTGCTGCGAAGCTTCTGTTCCTGGGAGAAGGCTTCGAGGAAATGGCAGAAAAGGCATGCGGCCAGATGGACAGTCCGCCCGAGGTCCTGACCACTCCGGCGGGCCTTTCGGAGATCGATGCGTCACCGGCTGCCGAATTTGCCGCTGCAGGTCCGGATGACGCCGTCCTGCAGCTCTATACCTCGGGCACGACTGGTAATCCCAAGGGCGCGGTCCTGACCAATCGCAATCTCTTCTCGCTCCGCGTGCCGAGCAAGGAAGAGGGGCAGCCGTGGTCCTTCTTCGACGAGGGCGAGGCGATTCTCGTCTGCATGCCCTGCGCGCATATCGGCGGTACGGGGCTCGGTATCATGGCGATGGGGGCGGGCATCCGCGCGATCGTGCAGGAGGAATTTACTCCCGATGGCGTGCTCGATGCGTTCGAGCAGGGGATCACCCGCCTGTTCATCGTGCCGGCAGCGCTACAGATGGTCGTCCAGCATCCGCGTGCCAAGACGACCGATATGTCGGCGGTGAAATACGTCATGTACGGCGCTGCGCCGATCCCGCTGGACCTGCTCCGCGAGGCGGTGCGCACAATTCCCGAAGCGGGCTTCATGCAGTGCTACGGGATGACGGAGACGACCGGCACCATTGCTGCGCTTCCGCCCGAAGACCATTCGCTCGAAGGCAACCAGCGGATGAAGTCTGCGGGCAAGGCCGTGCCCGGTGCAGAACTCAAGGTGATCGGCGAGGACGGCGAGGAACTACCGCGCGGAGAAGTGGGCGAATTGATCTGCAAGAGCCCGTCAAACATGGCCGGTTACTGGAACTTGCCGGACGCGACGCAAAGCTCGCTCAAGGACGGCTGGATGCATACCGGTGACGCCGCCTACATGGACGAAGACGGCTATGTCTTCATCCAGGACCGGATCAAGGACATGATCATTTCTGGCGGCGAGAACGTCTATCCGGCGCAGGTCGAAAGCGCGATCTACGGCCACCCAGCGATCGCCGAAGTCGCCGTGATCGGCGTTCCCGACGAGACCTGGGGCGAGGCGGTGAAGGCCTGCATCGTCGCCAAGCCGGGCGAGGAAGTGGACGAAGCTTCGATCATCGAATGGACCAGGGAACGGCTGGCCGGGTTCAAGGTCCCCAAGAGTATCGACGTGATCGACGTGATGCCGCGCAATGCCAGTGGCAAGATCCTGCGCAAGGACCTGCGCGCGCCCTATTGGGAAGGGCGTGAGAGGCAGGTGAATTGA
- a CDS encoding CpaF family protein — protein MSAFGRKNGSAGMSAGARPQFGVARPMRGGGSSSDEESGDQKKDGGEQFPPLPQDAAPAPGAGGSGKNADAMARLSERMNATHQTEGEVGGFEASVHKIKEQVLPRLLERVDPEAAATLSKDELSEEFRPIIMEVLAELKVTLNRREQFALEKVLVDELLGFGPLEELLNDPDVSDIMVNGPDQTYIEKKGKLVIAPIRFRDEQHLFQIAQRIVNQVGRRVDQTTPLADARLKDGSRVNVIVPPLSLRGTAISIRKFSEKPITLDMLQGFGSMSEKMCTALKIAGACRMNIVISGGTGSGKTTMLNALSKMIDPGERVLTIEDAAELRLQQPHWLPLETRPPNLEGQGAITIGDLVKNALRMRPDRIILGEIRGAECFDLLAAMNTGHDGSMCTLHANSPRECLGRMENMILMGDIKIPKEAISRQIAESVDLIVQVKRLRDGSRRTTDITEVIGMEGDVIVTQNLFKFEYLDESEDGKILGEFRSSGLRPYTLEKARQFGFDQAYLEACL, from the coding sequence ATGAGTGCATTCGGACGGAAAAACGGGTCGGCGGGCATGTCTGCCGGTGCGCGTCCGCAATTCGGCGTTGCGCGCCCGATGCGCGGCGGCGGTTCCTCGTCGGACGAGGAATCGGGCGATCAGAAGAAAGACGGCGGCGAACAGTTCCCGCCCCTCCCGCAGGATGCTGCCCCCGCTCCGGGCGCAGGTGGCTCGGGCAAGAATGCCGATGCCATGGCGCGCCTTTCGGAGCGCATGAACGCCACTCACCAGACCGAAGGCGAAGTCGGCGGCTTCGAGGCATCCGTTCACAAGATCAAGGAACAGGTGCTGCCGCGCCTGCTCGAACGCGTCGATCCGGAAGCCGCAGCAACGCTGTCCAAGGATGAGCTGTCGGAAGAATTCCGCCCGATCATCATGGAAGTGCTGGCCGAGCTGAAAGTCACGCTCAACCGCCGCGAACAGTTCGCGCTCGAAAAGGTCCTCGTCGACGAACTGCTCGGCTTCGGTCCGCTGGAAGAGCTGCTGAACGATCCCGACGTGTCGGACATCATGGTCAACGGACCGGACCAGACCTACATCGAAAAGAAGGGCAAGCTCGTCATTGCTCCGATCCGCTTCCGCGACGAACAGCACCTGTTCCAGATTGCGCAGCGCATCGTGAACCAGGTCGGCCGCCGCGTCGACCAGACCACCCCGCTCGCCGACGCCCGTCTCAAGGACGGCAGCCGTGTGAACGTCATCGTGCCGCCGCTTTCGCTGCGCGGTACTGCAATCTCGATCCGTAAGTTCTCCGAGAAGCCGATCACGCTCGACATGCTCCAGGGCTTCGGCTCGATGAGCGAGAAGATGTGTACCGCGCTCAAGATTGCCGGCGCCTGCCGGATGAACATCGTTATCTCGGGCGGTACGGGTTCTGGTAAGACGACCATGCTCAACGCGCTGTCGAAAATGATCGACCCGGGCGAGCGCGTTCTCACCATCGAGGACGCCGCCGAACTTCGCCTGCAGCAGCCGCACTGGCTTCCGCTGGAAACGCGTCCGCCGAACCTTGAAGGCCAGGGCGCCATCACCATCGGCGACCTCGTGAAGAACGCCCTGCGTATGCGTCCTGACCGCATCATCCTGGGCGAAATCCGCGGCGCGGAATGTTTCGACCTTCTTGCTGCCATGAACACGGGCCACGATGGCTCCATGTGTACGCTTCACGCCAACAGCCCGCGCGAATGCCTCGGCCGTATGGAAAACATGATCCTGATGGGCGACATCAAGATCCCGAAGGAAGCCATCAGCCGCCAGATCGCCGAATCGGTCGATCTGATCGTGCAGGTGAAGCGCCTTCGCGACGGTTCGCGCCGCACCACCGACATCACCGAGGTGATCGGCATGGAAGGCGACGTGATCGTGACGCAGAACCTGTTCAAGTTCGAGTATCTGGACGAGAGCGAGGACGGCAAGATCCTTGGCGAGTTCCGCTCCTCGGGCCTGCGTCCCTACACGCTGGAAAAGGCACGCCAGTTCGGCTTCGACCAGGCGTATCTGGAAGCCTGCCTCTAA
- a CDS encoding glycosyltransferase family 4 protein, with protein sequence MRILCISSFFREEGGGVAHMAHLLARELARMPGNEVTLAAHTGEAQAGDTSDKPYVRMPIRATNWFEKRLGVPLLIPHPADVSALNKAAREADVMLVHDSVYLSNLAAIASAHRQTPSIVIKHTGEVRFSSRFGQLAFSVFNDRVAPRILGNTDALAFVTKAKLKNSRPVQGPLATVIPNGIDTDVFAPTGQPRDGSLLFVGRFVAKKGIEIVREMARSMPDRQFVLAGYGTIDPRDWAQSNVTCHWRPGPAELAQLYSTCAACILPGETEGTPLVALEALACEAPTVIGQQGAAPDAELDRQMAQLPVDVENPKNTARLWCEGLDAAIAASTPDRAGIIRDYSAQRMARDYAKLIEQVMAKR encoded by the coding sequence ATGCGGATATTGTGCATTTCGAGCTTTTTTCGCGAAGAAGGCGGCGGCGTCGCGCATATGGCGCACCTGCTCGCGCGTGAACTGGCGCGCATGCCCGGAAACGAGGTTACGCTGGCGGCCCATACCGGTGAAGCACAGGCGGGCGACACTTCGGACAAGCCCTATGTCCGAATGCCCATCCGCGCCACCAACTGGTTCGAGAAGCGCCTCGGCGTTCCGCTGCTCATCCCGCATCCGGCAGATGTCAGCGCGCTCAACAAGGCGGCGCGCGAGGCCGACGTCATGCTGGTGCACGACAGCGTCTACCTTTCCAATCTTGCCGCAATTGCCAGTGCGCACCGGCAGACCCCCTCTATCGTGATCAAGCACACGGGCGAGGTAAGGTTTTCCTCGCGCTTCGGTCAACTCGCGTTCTCGGTATTCAACGATCGCGTTGCCCCGCGCATCCTCGGAAACACCGATGCGCTGGCGTTTGTTACCAAGGCGAAGCTGAAGAACTCCAGGCCCGTCCAGGGTCCGCTGGCGACGGTGATCCCCAACGGCATCGACACCGATGTCTTCGCCCCCACCGGCCAGCCGCGCGATGGTTCGCTGCTGTTCGTGGGAAGGTTCGTGGCCAAGAAAGGCATCGAGATCGTGCGCGAAATGGCCCGCTCGATGCCGGACCGACAGTTCGTCCTTGCCGGATACGGGACGATCGACCCGCGCGATTGGGCGCAAAGCAACGTGACTTGTCACTGGCGCCCCGGCCCTGCCGAGCTCGCCCAGCTCTATTCGACCTGTGCCGCCTGCATTCTCCCCGGCGAGACCGAGGGCACCCCGCTTGTCGCGCTCGAGGCACTCGCATGCGAGGCTCCCACGGTTATCGGGCAGCAGGGAGCCGCGCCCGACGCCGAGCTCGACCGGCAGATGGCGCAGCTTCCGGTCGACGTCGAAAACCCGAAAAACACGGCGCGTCTATGGTGCGAGGGGCTGGATGCGGCAATTGCCGCCTCGACGCCCGATCGTGCGGGCATCATCCGCGATTACAGTGCGCAGCGAATGGCGCGCGACTACGCCAAGCTTATCGAGCAGGTGATGGCCAAGCGTTAG
- a CDS encoding glycosyltransferase family 2 protein, giving the protein MLKQDFAPAIHAASAEPSVAVLLPCYNEGLAIRAVIERFQKALPQATIYVYDNNSSDDSAAIARAAGAVVRSEPRQGKGFVVRRMFADIDADIYLMCDADETYEAEAAPALVDKLVEEGLDMVVGSRSNAAEGAYRPAHKFGNWMLTSLVRTMFGNGFKDMLSGYRVFSRRFVKSFPVMAQGFEIETELTIHALQLEMPAAEVPTQFSERPEGSESKLNTISDGLRILWTITGLLKQERPLYLYGMMALGLFLASLVLGFPVIAEYVETGLVPRLPTALLASGVMILAFLSLFSGLILDTVTRGRKEAKRLRYLQLPSVLKFADERKLIKAA; this is encoded by the coding sequence ATGCTGAAGCAGGACTTTGCGCCCGCAATCCACGCCGCCAGCGCCGAACCGAGCGTTGCGGTCCTCCTGCCCTGTTACAACGAGGGGCTGGCTATCCGCGCAGTGATCGAGCGGTTCCAGAAGGCGCTGCCGCAGGCGACGATCTACGTCTACGACAACAATTCCTCCGACGATTCCGCTGCGATCGCCCGCGCTGCCGGTGCAGTCGTTCGCAGCGAACCGCGCCAGGGCAAGGGTTTCGTGGTCCGCCGCATGTTCGCGGATATCGATGCCGATATCTACCTGATGTGCGACGCCGACGAGACTTACGAAGCAGAGGCTGCGCCCGCGCTGGTCGACAAGCTGGTCGAGGAAGGGCTCGACATGGTCGTCGGCTCGCGGTCGAACGCGGCGGAAGGCGCCTACCGGCCCGCCCACAAATTCGGCAACTGGATGCTCACCTCGCTGGTGCGCACCATGTTCGGCAACGGCTTCAAGGACATGCTGAGCGGCTATCGCGTCTTCTCGCGCCGCTTCGTGAAGTCGTTCCCCGTGATGGCGCAGGGTTTCGAAATCGAAACCGAACTGACCATCCATGCGCTCCAGCTCGAAATGCCGGCGGCGGAAGTCCCGACACAGTTCTCCGAACGCCCCGAGGGCTCCGAGAGCAAGCTCAATACGATTTCGGACGGCCTGCGTATCCTGTGGACCATTACTGGCCTCCTCAAGCAGGAGCGCCCCCTGTATCTTTACGGGATGATGGCGCTGGGCCTGTTCCTCGCCTCGCTCGTCCTCGGTTTCCCGGTGATCGCCGAATATGTCGAGACCGGCCTCGTGCCGCGCCTGCCCACTGCCCTGCTGGCATCGGGCGTGATGATCCTTGCTTTCCTGAGCCTTTTCAGCGGCTTGATCCTCGACACGGTCACGCGCGGCCGCAAGGAAGCAAAGCGCCTGCGTTACCTGCAGCTGCCGAGCGTGCTGAAGTTCGCCGACGAGCGAAAGCTGATCAAGGCCGCCTGA
- a CDS encoding deoxyguanosinetriphosphate triphosphohydrolase, translating into MERAPYAADPAASRGREFAEDRDGARGPRSEFQRDRDRIIHSIAFRRLRSKTQVFVAPDGDHYRTRLTHSLEVAQIGRVIARELGLDEDLTEALCLAHDIGHPPFGHAGEEALEEAMTHAGGYDHNAHGIRVLARLESPYPDHPGLNLTWEMLEGMAKHNGPVKTMNWALAEIDDAFSLELDQWPSLEAQVAAVADDIAYDNHDIDDGLRAGFLSLDDLMELDLLADQFRRVEKRFPHAAREIQLRELVRSQIGLMVNDVLENTRARVKGMTSADEARRAGEQTAGFSPDMAAEERRLKKFMYERLYYHPEQIQTSERARDVVARLFEAYRDDPKIMPNGWAEQLPAGEPHTSRHIADFIAGMTDRFAIDQCRRIYGKTPEGLSNV; encoded by the coding sequence ATGGAAAGAGCCCCTTACGCTGCCGATCCCGCCGCTTCGCGCGGACGCGAGTTTGCCGAAGATCGCGACGGTGCGCGCGGTCCGCGCAGCGAATTCCAGCGCGACCGCGACCGGATCATCCACTCGATTGCCTTCCGCCGCCTGCGTTCCAAGACACAGGTTTTCGTGGCGCCCGATGGCGATCACTACCGCACCCGGCTCACCCACAGCCTGGAAGTGGCGCAGATCGGCAGGGTGATCGCGCGCGAGCTAGGCCTCGACGAGGATTTGACCGAGGCCCTGTGCCTTGCCCACGACATCGGCCACCCCCCCTTCGGACATGCTGGCGAGGAAGCGCTCGAAGAAGCGATGACGCATGCCGGTGGCTATGACCACAATGCGCATGGCATCCGTGTGCTGGCGCGGCTCGAAAGCCCCTATCCGGACCATCCCGGCCTCAATCTCACCTGGGAGATGCTGGAAGGGATGGCCAAGCACAATGGTCCGGTTAAGACGATGAACTGGGCGCTTGCCGAGATCGACGACGCATTCAGCCTCGAACTGGATCAATGGCCGTCGCTCGAAGCGCAGGTTGCGGCGGTTGCCGACGACATCGCCTATGACAATCACGACATCGACGATGGCCTGAGGGCTGGTTTCCTCTCGCTCGACGACCTGATGGAGCTGGACCTCCTCGCCGACCAGTTCCGCCGGGTCGAGAAGCGCTTCCCCCATGCCGCGCGGGAGATCCAGCTGCGAGAGCTCGTGCGGAGCCAGATCGGGCTTATGGTCAACGACGTGCTTGAAAACACGCGCGCACGGGTCAAAGGCATGACCAGCGCCGACGAGGCGAGGAGAGCGGGCGAGCAGACGGCGGGCTTCTCGCCGGACATGGCTGCCGAAGAAAGACGATTGAAGAAGTTCATGTACGAGCGGCTCTATTATCATCCGGAGCAGATCCAGACGTCGGAGCGCGCGCGTGATGTCGTCGCTCGCCTTTTCGAAGCTTATCGCGACGATCCGAAGATCATGCCCAATGGCTGGGCGGAGCAGCTGCCCGCAGGCGAGCCGCACACGAGCCGGCACATCGCCGATTTCATCGCTGGGATGACGGACCGTTTCGCCATCGACCAGTGCCGCAGGATCTACGGCAAGACGCCCGAGGGGCTGTCCAATGTCTGA
- a CDS encoding DUF938 domain-containing protein, with protein sequence MKRHAPATARNSEPIAEVLARELPAEGLVLEIASGSGEHAVFMARRFPHISWQPSDPDIDALASIAEWAKEAGLDTLEPPLQIDARAPDWPVERADAVVCINMTHISPWEATEGLFAGAARVLAVNAPLILYGPYFEDEVEPAPSNLAFDESLKARNPQWGIRKVADMDAIAARTGFERTFRVEMPANNLILIYCRTA encoded by the coding sequence TTGAAACGTCACGCGCCCGCCACGGCGCGCAATTCCGAACCAATTGCCGAAGTTCTCGCCAGGGAATTGCCGGCTGAAGGACTGGTGCTGGAAATCGCCAGCGGCAGCGGAGAACACGCGGTCTTTATGGCGCGCCGCTTCCCGCACATCTCTTGGCAGCCGAGCGATCCCGATATTGATGCGCTCGCGTCGATCGCCGAATGGGCAAAGGAGGCTGGTCTCGACACCCTCGAACCACCCCTCCAGATCGATGCACGCGCCCCCGATTGGCCGGTCGAACGCGCCGATGCCGTGGTGTGCATCAACATGACCCACATCAGCCCCTGGGAAGCAACGGAGGGACTGTTCGCAGGTGCTGCGAGGGTTCTTGCGGTGAATGCGCCGCTCATCCTCTACGGTCCCTATTTCGAAGACGAGGTCGAGCCTGCGCCTTCCAATCTGGCATTCGACGAGAGCCTCAAGGCGCGCAATCCGCAGTGGGGCATCCGCAAGGTCGCTGATATGGACGCGATCGCTGCGCGCACGGGATTCGAACGAACATTCCGGGTTGAAATGCCTGCAAATAACTTGATCTTAATTTACTGCAGGACTGCATAG
- a CDS encoding NAD(P)H-binding protein, whose protein sequence is MSDALRLCLVGATGLIGGEVMRECVGREDIRIQGIGRSEAKFPRGLRIEYFVAEPSKWGEVLEAIRPKAMICSLGTTWKKAGEDEAAFRAVDETIVLDTARAAKEFGVERFVAISSAGADPASKTFYLKVKGEVERELTRMRFNRLDILRPGLLLGNRENDRRPGERFGIAVAPVANLLMHGKLRQYRGIKAETVAQAALSLSKRAARGRFVHDNDAIIRAARTLPQLVND, encoded by the coding sequence ATGTCTGATGCGCTGCGCCTGTGCCTCGTCGGTGCCACCGGCCTGATCGGCGGCGAGGTGATGCGCGAATGCGTCGGCCGCGAGGATATCCGCATACAGGGAATCGGCCGGAGCGAGGCGAAGTTTCCGCGGGGCCTGAGGATCGAATACTTCGTGGCCGAGCCGTCCAAATGGGGCGAAGTGCTGGAGGCGATCCGTCCCAAGGCGATGATCTGTTCGCTGGGCACGACATGGAAGAAGGCTGGCGAGGACGAAGCCGCTTTCAGGGCGGTCGACGAGACAATCGTACTCGATACGGCAAGAGCGGCCAAGGAATTCGGCGTCGAACGTTTCGTCGCAATCAGTTCTGCCGGGGCGGACCCGGCATCGAAGACATTCTACCTCAAGGTCAAAGGCGAGGTCGAACGCGAGCTGACGCGCATGCGGTTCAACCGGCTCGATATCCTGCGGCCCGGCCTGCTTCTGGGCAATCGCGAGAACGACCGCCGACCGGGCGAGCGCTTCGGTATCGCGGTCGCGCCGGTTGCCAACCTCTTGATGCATGGCAAGCTTCGCCAATATCGCGGTATCAAGGCCGAAACTGTGGCGCAGGCCGCTCTCTCACTGTCGAAGCGGGCGGCGCGCGGAAGGTTTGTGCATGACAATGACGCGATCATCCGCGCGGCGCGCACGCTCCCGCAACTCGTGAACGACTGA
- a CDS encoding lysylphosphatidylglycerol synthase transmembrane domain-containing protein → MSGSVPSTGAADTVPPKRNLVRLAIGLALAGALLWWLFTSFSVLEADVWTSLGRHPWAIGAIAFATAFAMVLVSTIKWQMLLRRGAPDLARSVGFDRLFAYTAASSAIGQIVPPYIAGPAVRGMAMKSQHNAGFGRSAILAGYEQVFDVVTLVIGGIAALALLVGGIGGWAGVLAFAATLALASAAVYLLPERFRPARMAAVLPRRWSTTRRIKQSVEAGSAAGLDAPRLLGHLTALSSLRYGALVARTFGIGIFLLPMIPWQTIALGFGAVQMSALAALTPGNLGITELGWSAMTLVTDAATMGEFVAFALALRVSGLIASGALAVLSLLWLRRP, encoded by the coding sequence ATGAGTGGCAGCGTTCCATCCACCGGTGCGGCAGATACGGTGCCGCCCAAGCGCAATCTAGTGCGCCTGGCGATCGGGCTGGCCCTGGCCGGAGCCTTGCTCTGGTGGCTCTTCACGAGCTTTTCGGTTCTCGAGGCGGATGTGTGGACATCGCTTGGCCGCCACCCCTGGGCAATCGGCGCCATCGCTTTCGCGACCGCCTTCGCGATGGTCCTGGTCAGCACGATCAAGTGGCAGATGCTCCTGCGGCGAGGCGCGCCGGATCTCGCGCGTTCGGTGGGATTCGACCGGCTGTTCGCCTATACTGCGGCAAGCAGCGCGATCGGGCAGATCGTCCCGCCCTATATTGCCGGGCCGGCGGTGCGCGGCATGGCCATGAAGTCGCAGCACAATGCGGGGTTCGGCCGCAGCGCAATCCTCGCCGGATACGAGCAGGTTTTCGATGTCGTAACCCTGGTCATAGGCGGAATTGCGGCGCTTGCCCTGCTGGTCGGCGGGATTGGCGGCTGGGCGGGGGTGCTGGCTTTCGCTGCCACGCTCGCGCTGGCGTCGGCCGCGGTCTACCTGCTTCCGGAACGGTTTCGACCGGCGCGGATGGCTGCTGTCCTGCCGCGGCGATGGTCGACCACGCGCCGGATCAAGCAAAGCGTGGAAGCAGGGTCGGCGGCCGGTCTCGACGCGCCGCGCCTGCTCGGCCACCTCACGGCGCTGTCTTCGCTCCGCTATGGCGCGCTCGTGGCGCGTACCTTCGGTATCGGGATTTTCCTGCTGCCGATGATTCCATGGCAGACCATCGCGCTGGGATTTGGCGCTGTGCAAATGTCTGCACTGGCGGCGCTTACTCCCGGCAATCTCGGCATTACCGAGCTGGGCTGGAGCGCGATGACGCTGGTCACAGATGCTGCGACCATGGGCGAATTCGTGGCCTTTGCGCTTGCCTTGCGGGTCAGCGGCCTGATCGCCAGCGGCGCGCTGGCGGTGCTTTCGCTGCTCTGGCTCAGGCGGCCTTGA